Within Streptomyces antibioticus, the genomic segment CTCCAGGAGGTGTACGCGGAGCGGGTGCGCGCGCCGTACGGGCTGGACTTCTTCCTGGGGCTGCCGTCGGCGCACGAGCCGCGGTTCCGCAGCGCGCAGCCGATGGCGCCGACGGCCGAGCAGCGGGCGCTCCTCGACTCCCTGCCGGTCGGGCCGCACACCCTGGCCTCGATCGCCTTCAACCGGCACGCCGCCGAGCCGACCGACCTGGAACTCCTGCCGAACGATCCGCTGGTGCGGAGCCGGGGCCCGGCCTCGGTGGGTGGCGTCGCCTCGGCCCGCGGCCTGGCCGGCCTGTACGCGGCGGCGATCAGCGAGGTCGGCGGCAAGGCGCCGCTGCTGAAGGAGGACACGGCGGCGGAGTTCGGCCAGGTCCACTCCGTCGGCTACGACCTGGTGGCACGGGCCCACAAGTCGTACGGCCTGGGCTTCCAGGCGACGGCGGACACCTGGCACCCGTTCCTCGGCACCGGCACCTTCGGCCACAGCGGCGCAGCCGGCTCCCAGGCGTTCGCGGACCCGCGCAGCGGCCTGGCGTACGGCTACACCCGCCGCCGCTTCGCCTTCCCGGGCGGCGCGGCACCGGAGAACGACCGCCTGGCGGCGGCGGTGCACCGGGCGGCGCTGGCGGCGGGGTGATGCGGGCGGGGCCGACCGGGCACCTCGGCCCAGCGGGCACCGCGTGCCCCGGCCCGGGGGCGCCGCGTGCCTCAGCCCGGCGGGCGCCACCAGATGATCCGGCCCAGGGAGCGCCGCCGAGCGATTCCACCCAGGGGTGTGCCTCCAGGTGCCCCGGCCGGGGGCGCCGCCGGGCGATGCGGCCCGTGGGGCCGGGTGACCCGGCCCGGAGGCGCCGCCGAGCGATGCGGCCCGTGGGGCCGGGTGCCCCGGCCCGGGGGCGCCGCCGGGCGATGCGGCCAGGGGCACCGCCAAGTGACCAGGCCCATGGGCACGACCGGGTGCCTGGGCCCAGGGAGGCGCAACCGGGTGACCGGGCCCGGGGGGGCAGCCGATCGGCCCGGTCGGCAGGCGCCGCGTGCCCCGGCCCGGGGGCGCCGCCGGGCGATGCGGCCAGGGGCACCGCCAAGTGACCAGGCCCATGGGCACGACCGGGTGCCTGGGCCCAGGGAGGCGCAACCGGGTGACCGGGCCCGGGGGGGCAGCCGATCGGCTCGGTCGGCAGGCGCCGCGTGGCCCGGCCCGGGGGCCGTCGGGTGATGCGGTCGCGGCCCCCGGCCGGGGGATCCGGTCGGGGGCCGCGGTGGCAGGGGCCGGTGTCAGAGCTTGACGATCATCTTGCCCGTGTTGTCGCCTCGCAGGACGCCGAGGAAGGCTTCCAGGTTGTTCTCGATGCCCTCGACCACCGTCTCGCGGTGCTTCAGGGTGCCCGCGCGGAGCCAGGCGCCGACCTCTCGGACGAACTCCGGCTGGAGGTCCTGGTGGTCGTTGACGAGGAAGCCCTCGATGCGGCCGCGGGTCTGGATCAGGCGGGCGAGGTTCTTCGGGCCGGGGGTGGCCTCGGTGTTGTTGTAGACGGAGATCATGCCGCAGACGGCGATCCGGCCGCCCTCGTTGAGGGAGCCGATCGCGGCCTCCAGGTGGTCGCCGCCGACGTTGTCGAAGTAGACGTCGACGCCGTCCGGGGCGGCCGCGCGGAGCTGCTCGGCGACCGGGCCGTTCTTGTAGTTGAACGCCGCGTCGAAGCCGTACTCCTCCACGAGCAGCTTGACCTTGTCGTCGGAGCCCGCCGAGCCGATGACCCGCGAGGCGCCCTTGAGCCGGGCGATCTGGCCTACCTGGCTGCCGACCGCGCCCGCCGCGCCGGACACGAAGACCGCGTCGCCCTCCTTGAAGGCGGCGGTGCGCAGCAGACCGGCGTAGGCGGTGAGGCCGGTCATGCCGAGGACGCCGAGGTAGGCGGAGAGCGGCGCGGCGGCGGGGTCGACCTTGACGGCCTGGCGGGCGTCGAAGGTGGCGTACTCGCGCCAGCCGCCGAAGTGCAGCACGTGATCGCCGACCGCGACGCCCTCGGCGGCGGAGGCGATCACCTCGCCCACGGCACCGCCCTGCATGGCCTTGCCCAGCTCGAAGGGGGCGACGTACGACTTCGCGGCGCTCATACGGCCGCGCATGTACGGGTCGACGGAGACGTACGCGTTGCGGACCAGCACCTCACCGGGGCCGGGCTGCCGGACCGGGGCCTCCGCCAGCTCGAAGTCCTCGGCCTTCGGCCAGCCGACGGGACGGCTGAGCAGACGCCATTCGCGGCCGGTGACGGGGAGGGCGGAGCCGGTGGAGTCGGTCATGGGGGGGCGCCTTTCGAGACGGACACAGAATGTTTCACTACCTGAAACAACCATGCGCCTGAATATTTCAGCATGTCAAGTAAACGGGGTACCCTCTGACCATGACCGCCCTCACACCCCGGACCCCGCCCCCGGACCCGCTGACCCTGGAGGTCGTCGAGCTGATCGGCGAGGTCGTGGCCCGCTTCTACGCGGACTACGAGGAGGCGGCCGCGGACCACGCGCTCACCGGCGCGCAGGCCCGTCTGCTGAGCCTGCTCTCGCTGGAGCCGCTCCCCATGCGCAAGCTCGCCCGCAAGCTGAAGTGCGAGCCGTCCAACGTCACCGGAATCGTCGACCGCCTGGAGTCCCGCGGTCTGGTCGAACGCCGCCCCGACCCGGCCGACCGCCGCGTCAAGCTGGCCGCGACGACGGAGGAGGGCCGCCGGGTCGCCAAGTCCCTCCGCACCTCCCTCCGCTTCGCCCGCGAACCCCTGGCGGGGCTGGCGGAGGAGGAGCGGCGGGTGCTGCGGGGGCTACTGGAGAGGATGTTGGGGGCGGCGGCGGAGTAGGGCGGGCGGGCACTGACTCCCGCCGGGCGCCGGGCGCCGCGCGGGGCGGGACCCGTCGGCCGTTGCCCGAGCCGCTGCGGCGCGGGTCCGTCAGTCGTCGCCCGAGCCGCCGCGACGCGGGTCCGTCAGTCGTCGCCTGAACCTCCGAGGCGCGGGTCCGTCGGCCGTCGCCCGAGCCGCCGCGGCACGGGTCCGTCAGTCGTCGCCTGAACCTCCGAGGCGCGGGTCCGTCGGTCGTCGCCCGAGCCGTCGCGGCGCGGGTCCGTCAGTCGTCGTCCGAGCCGCCGCGGCGGGATCTGCGGGACGGTGTCGAGAGCAGGTCCGCCAGGGCCAGGGTCGCGGCCGAGACCGCGCGGGCCCAGCGCGGGGCGTCGTCGGCGCGGGAGGTCCACCAGACGCAGGCGCAGCCGGCGATCACGAGGGCCAGGACTCCGATGAGGGCGAGCATCGCCATGCCTACGTGCACCACCACAGGAAGCGGTTGCAGGTTTCCGAAGGTGACGGCTTCGGGGGCTGGGACGACGGGGGCGGGTCGGCCGGTGGGGTGGAGGCCGGGTCCGCCGGGGCGGAGGGGGCCGGGGTCACGGCGGGGGCCGAGGCCGACTGGGGGTCCGGGGCCGGGGACTCGCTCTCCTCGTCCTCCTCCTTCGGGGACTCCGACTCCGACGGAGAGGCCGACGCGTCCGGGGACGGCGAGGACGTGGCCGTGTCCTCCCGGTCGTCCAGCGGCAGCGCCGTCGTGCTCGGCTCCGGGGTCGAGTCCTCCACCTCCGACGACTCACCGCCGGCCACCGCGGGGTTCGGCGAGGAGAAGCCCGGCGCGTCGATGCCCAGCTCGGCGAGGCTCAGCCCGCCCGCCGCCAGGACGAAACCGGCGGTGATCAGCACGGTGCGCCTGCGACGCCTGCGGTGGGCCGCCGCCTTGCGATCGCGACGGCTCGTCTCCGCACCCGCGTCCGCACCGGCGGGGCCGACGGCGCGCTTGCCGCCGCGACGGCGGGCCGCCCGTCCCTGAGGTTCCGCACCCGAGTCACCCGCGTCACCCGAGCTGTCCGCGCCCTCCGCGCCCTCCGCGTCACCCGCGTCGCCCGAGTCCTTCGAGCCACCCGAGCCCTCCGGGACACCCGAGTCGTCCCCGCCCCCCGCCTCCACGCGCCGCTCCCGCGCAAGCGGTTGCTGTGCGTACGTGTCCGGTTGTGGCGCGGGCGCGCCGCACCCCGGGCAGGCGAGGGCGCCGTTGAGGTGCCGTCGGCACGGGAGGCAGTAGTCCATGACCCGGGAAGAGTAGGTTCCCGGAAGGTCACGTTCCTAGAGGCGGCTGTGAAGGTTGTGTAGGAACAGATGATCTAAACCCGAAACACCTGAGCGAAACTGTCGAAACCGTTATCCGTCCAGCCCATTGACACCCCGCTCACCCCGTCCTTACTGTCACGCCAACATTTCGAACGAGTGACGAAATCTCGAACAGCCGAAGGGTAACTTCCGTGCGCATCACCGGAATCAGCACGCACGTGGTCGGAACGCCATGGCGCAATCTGACCTACGTCCTGGTGCACACCGACGAGGGCCTCACGGGGGTCGGCGAGACCCGGATGCTGGGCCACACCGACGCCCTGATCGGATACCTCAAGGAGGCCGAGGCCAACCACATCCTCGGCTCCGACCCGTTCGCCGTCGAGGACCTCACCCGGCGGATGAAGTACGGCGACTACGGCCGCGCCGGCGAGATCGTGATGTCCGGCATCGCGGTCGTCGAGATGGCGTGCTGGGACATCAAGGGCAAGGCCCTCGGCGTACCGGTGTGGCAGTTGCTCGGCGGCAAGGTGACGGACAAGGTCAAGGCGTACGCCAACGGCTGGTACACGACCGAGCGGACGCCCGAGGCGTACCACAAGGCCGCCCAGGAGGTCGTGGCGCGCGGATACCAGGCGCTGAAGATCGACCCCTTCGGCACCGGCCACTTCGAGCTGGACCACGCGGGCACCCGGTACGCCGTCTCCCTCATCGAGGCCGTCCGGGACGCGATCGGTCCGGACGCCGAGCTGATGCTGGAGATGCACGGCCGCTTCTCCCCCGCCACGGCCGTCCGGCTGGCCCGGGAGCTGGCGCCGTTCGAGCCGGCCTGGCTGGAGGAGCCATGCCCGCCGGAGAACCTCAAGGCGCTGGAGAAGGTGGCCGCCAAGGTGGACATCCCGGTCGCCACGGGTGAGCGCATTCACGATCGCATCGAGTTCCGCGAGCTGTTCGAGAGCCAGGCCGTCGACATCATCCAGCCGGACGTCGGCCACATCGGCGGCATCTGGGAGACCCGGAAGCTCGCCGCGACCGCCGAGGCGCACTACGTGCTCGTCGCCCCGCACAACGTGGGCGGGCCCGTACTCACCGCCGCCTCCCTCCAAGTCGGCTTCACCTCCCCCAACTTCAAGATCCTTGAGCACTTCAACGATTTCGCCGACGCGGAGATCAAGAAGGTCGTCAAGGGCGCGCCCGAGGTGATCGACGGGTACTTCCACCTCTCCGACGCGCCCGGTCTCGGGGTCGAGCTGGACGTGGACGCGGCCGCCGAATTCCCGCAGCAGCAGGCCCGGTTCGACCTGTGGGCCGAGGGCTGGGAGCAGCGCAAGCCGAAGGGCACGCGGTGAGTACGGCCGTCGTCGTCGAGGCGCCGGGCACGCACCGGCTGGTCGCGCACACGCCCCGGGAGCCCGGTCCCGGGGAGGCGCTGGTGCGGGTGCACGCGGTCGGCATCTGCGGCAGCGACCGCGAGGTGTACCAGGGCAACCGGCCCGAGGAGTACGTCCGTTACCCGCTGACCCCGGGGCATGAGTGGTCCGGGACCGTGGCGGCGGTCGGCGCCGGGGTGCCCGACTCGCTGACCGGACGCAAGGTCGTCGGCGAGGGGTTCCGCAACTGCCAGGTCTGCGACCGGTGTCACGCGGGCGAGACCACGCTGTGCGCGCACGGGTACGAGGAGACGGGCTTCACCCAGCCGGGGGCGATGGCCGCCACGCTCACCCTGCCGGCCCGGCTGCTGCATGTGCTGCCCGATACGGCCGACTTGACCGCGGCCGCGCTGCTGGAACCCGCGGCGTGCATCGCGGCCGCGGCGGTCAAGGCGCGGGCGTTGCCGGGTGAGCGGGTGGCGGTGGTCGGCACCGGCACGCTGGGGATGTTCGCCGTGCAGTTCCTGCGCGCGGGCTCACCGGCCGAGCTGCTGGTGGTCGGCACGCGGGGCGACCGGGAGGCGCTGGCACGGCAGTTCGGGGCGACCGGCTTCCGCACCCGGGACCAGGAGCTGCCCGACGGCTTCGACGTGGTGATCGAGACGGCGGGTTCGGCGTCCGCCGCGCGCACCGCCGCCGGTCTGCTGCGGCGCGGGGGCCGGCTGGTCCTGACCGGGATCCCGGCGCCGGGCGCGGACGGGCTCGACCCGACAGACCTGGTGGTACGGCAGTTGGAGGTCCACACCGTCTTCGGCGCGCCGCCGGACGCCTGGTCGCACACGGTGCGGGTGTTCGGGGCGGGTCTGCTGGACCCGCTCCCCCTGGTGACACACGAGCTGCCCCTGTCCGATTTCGCGACGGCGATCGACCTGGTGGGCTCCGGCGACCCGAAGGTCGGCAAGGTCCTGCTCCGCCCGTAGCCCGGCCCTGTCCCGCCGACCCCGCCCGAACGTACGCCGGGACGGAGGCTCCTGACGGCCCCCGTACCGGCGTACACCTCGCCTTTCGAACACACCCCGAGCCTCGTATACGACCAGCACCGCCCCGCACCCAGCCACGCGCAGCCCGAGACCCGCACATCCCCCTCGCCCGCAGCCTGAGCCCTGCCCCCTGGGCCCCGCGCACCCCGCCCGTGACCCCCACAAGGCTCGCCCCCACCCCGCACCGCCCACGACCCCGCACCACTCACGACCCCGCACCACTCACGCCACACCCCACCCGCACCCCCGCACAGCTCACACCGCACCCCGCCCGACCCCCNNNNNNNNNNCCCCCGCCCAGGCCCCCGCACACCCCCACCCCCGAACCTCGTCCGAAATACCGAACGTATCGATCGCGAAGGACAGCCCTGTGACGACCGACGCTTCCGCCACGGCAGCCCGCAGGCCCGGAGAGCAGGCCCTCACCTCGCTCGGCCTGGGCGCGCCCGCTCTCGATCCCGCCGATGCCTCCACCCACCGCTTCCCGGGCGGCGGCCGCTGGCGTACCGAGGTCCCGTCCTGTGAGGGGCCCGAGGCGCTGGCCGTGATCCTCAAGGAGGCGTCCCGGCTGGACGTGCCGATCCACCGGATCAGCCAGGGCAGCGGGGTGTGGATGCTGACCGACGCCGAGATCACCGAGATGGTCGAGGCGACCGCCGAACGGGACATCGAGCTG encodes:
- a CDS encoding NADP-dependent oxidoreductase encodes the protein MTDSTGSALPVTGREWRLLSRPVGWPKAEDFELAEAPVRQPGPGEVLVRNAYVSVDPYMRGRMSAAKSYVAPFELGKAMQGGAVGEVIASAAEGVAVGDHVLHFGGWREYATFDARQAVKVDPAAAPLSAYLGVLGMTGLTAYAGLLRTAAFKEGDAVFVSGAAGAVGSQVGQIARLKGASRVIGSAGSDDKVKLLVEEYGFDAAFNYKNGPVAEQLRAAAPDGVDVYFDNVGGDHLEAAIGSLNEGGRIAVCGMISVYNNTEATPGPKNLARLIQTRGRIEGFLVNDHQDLQPEFVREVGAWLRAGTLKHRETVVEGIENNLEAFLGVLRGDNTGKMIVKL
- a CDS encoding MarR family winged helix-turn-helix transcriptional regulator, translating into MTALTPRTPPPDPLTLEVVELIGEVVARFYADYEEAAADHALTGAQARLLSLLSLEPLPMRKLARKLKCEPSNVTGIVDRLESRGLVERRPDPADRRVKLAATTEEGRRVAKSLRTSLRFAREPLAGLAEEERRVLRGLLERMLGAAAE
- a CDS encoding zinc-dependent alcohol dehydrogenase produces the protein MSTAVVVEAPGTHRLVAHTPREPGPGEALVRVHAVGICGSDREVYQGNRPEEYVRYPLTPGHEWSGTVAAVGAGVPDSLTGRKVVGEGFRNCQVCDRCHAGETTLCAHGYEETGFTQPGAMAATLTLPARLLHVLPDTADLTAAALLEPAACIAAAAVKARALPGERVAVVGTGTLGMFAVQFLRAGSPAELLVVGTRGDREALARQFGATGFRTRDQELPDGFDVVIETAGSASAARTAAGLLRRGGRLVLTGIPAPGADGLDPTDLVVRQLEVHTVFGAPPDAWSHTVRVFGAGLLDPLPLVTHELPLSDFATAIDLVGSGDPKVGKVLLRP
- a CDS encoding mandelate racemase/muconate lactonizing enzyme family protein yields the protein MRITGISTHVVGTPWRNLTYVLVHTDEGLTGVGETRMLGHTDALIGYLKEAEANHILGSDPFAVEDLTRRMKYGDYGRAGEIVMSGIAVVEMACWDIKGKALGVPVWQLLGGKVTDKVKAYANGWYTTERTPEAYHKAAQEVVARGYQALKIDPFGTGHFELDHAGTRYAVSLIEAVRDAIGPDAELMLEMHGRFSPATAVRLARELAPFEPAWLEEPCPPENLKALEKVAAKVDIPVATGERIHDRIEFRELFESQAVDIIQPDVGHIGGIWETRKLAATAEAHYVLVAPHNVGGPVLTAASLQVGFTSPNFKILEHFNDFADAEIKKVVKGAPEVIDGYFHLSDAPGLGVELDVDAAAEFPQQQARFDLWAEGWEQRKPKGTR
- a CDS encoding serine hydrolase domain-containing protein, with translation MTGMADTQEIHGTVADGFEAVREEFASFVAGELPDYEGQLTAYVHGRRVVDLWAGGAGPDALYGVFSSTKGAAHLVVALLVQDGTLELDRKVTYYWPEFASEGKGQLTLRDLLAHRAGVVGTDTGFSPRELADDRQIAERLADQRPFWRPGTAFGYHALVIGALTGEVVRRATGRTLQEVYAERVRAPYGLDFFLGLPSAHEPRFRSAQPMAPTAEQRALLDSLPVGPHTLASIAFNRHAAEPTDLELLPNDPLVRSRGPASVGGVASARGLAGLYAAAISEVGGKAPLLKEDTAAEFGQVHSVGYDLVARAHKSYGLGFQATADTWHPFLGTGTFGHSGAAGSQAFADPRSGLAYGYTRRRFAFPGGAAPENDRLAAAVHRAALAAG
- a CDS encoding SCO2400 family protein, yielding MDYCLPCRRHLNGALACPGCGAPAPQPDTYAQQPLARERRVEAGGGDDSGVPEGSGGSKDSGDAGDAEGAEGADSSGDAGDSGAEPQGRAARRRGGKRAVGPAGADAGAETSRRDRKAAAHRRRRRRTVLITAGFVLAAGGLSLAELGIDAPGFSSPNPAVAGGESSEVEDSTPEPSTTALPLDDREDTATSSPSPDASASPSESESPKEEDEESESPAPDPQSASAPAVTPAPSAPADPASTPPADPPPSSQPPKPSPSETCNRFLWWCT